One genomic region from Streptomyces sp. NBC_00582 encodes:
- a CDS encoding GNAT family N-acetyltransferase, which produces MSGTPAYTVRVAEDPADLEACFAVRKEVFVGEQGVPEDLEYDEHDAGAAHVLAVREDGVPLGTGRLLFGAAAAGRTGGDPAVGSLGRLAVAREARGLGVGVALVRAIEEAARARGLTAVDLHAQTQALGFYERLGYTAYGAEELEAGIPHRSMRRSL; this is translated from the coding sequence ATGAGCGGCACGCCCGCGTACACGGTGCGCGTCGCCGAGGACCCGGCCGACCTGGAGGCGTGCTTCGCGGTGCGCAAGGAGGTCTTCGTCGGCGAGCAGGGCGTCCCGGAGGACCTGGAGTACGACGAGCACGACGCGGGTGCCGCGCATGTGCTGGCGGTCCGTGAGGACGGCGTACCGCTCGGGACGGGGCGGCTGCTGTTCGGCGCGGCCGCAGCGGGGCGCACCGGCGGCGACCCCGCGGTCGGCTCCCTCGGGCGGCTGGCCGTGGCCCGGGAGGCGCGGGGGCTCGGTGTCGGGGTGGCGCTCGTGCGGGCCATCGAGGAGGCGGCCCGCGCGCGGGGGTTGACGGCCGTCGACCTGCACGCGCAGACCCAGGCCCTGGGTTTCTACGAACGGCTGGGGTACACGGCGTACGGCGCCGAGGAGCTGGAGGCGGGGATTCCGCACCGGTCCATGCGGCGTTCTCTCTAG
- the ileS gene encoding isoleucine--tRNA ligase, which translates to MTQYRQVPAQVDLPALEHAVLDFWREQKIFAKSLEQSEGRPEWVFYEGPPTANGMPGAHHIEARVFKDVFPRFRTMRGYHVARKAGWDCHGLPVELAVEKELGFSGKKDIEAYGIAEFNARCRESVLRHTDAFSELTTRMGYWVDLDDAYVTMDPEYIESVWWSLKEIFTKGLLVQDHRVAPWCPRCGTGLSDHELAQGYETVVDPSVYVRFPLTSGPLAGQAALLVWTTTPWTLVSNTAVAAHPEVTYVVATDGREKLVVAEPLVAKALGEGWETTGQTFTGAEMERWTYQRPFELVEFPAEAHYVVNAEYVTTEDGTGLVHQSPAFGEDDLKVCRSYGLPVVNPVRPDGTFEESVPLVGGVFFKKADERLTEDLQQRGLLFRHIPYEHSYPHCWRCHTALLYYAQPSWYIRTTAVKDRLLQENEKTNWFPDTVKHGRFGDWLNNNIDWALSRSRYWGTPLPIWRCEDDHLTCAGSRAELSELTGRDQSELDPHRPFIDDVTFACPQEGCARTATRVPEVIDAWYDSGSMPFAQWGYPYKNKDLFESRYPAQFISEAIDQTRGWFYTLMAVGTLVFDKSSYENVVCLGHILAEDGRKMSKHLGNILQPIPLMDQHGADAVRWFMAAGGSPWAARRVGHGTIQEVVRKTLLTYWNTVAFQALYARTSAWAPSEADPAPAERPLLDRWLLSELHALTDQVTQSLEAYDTQRAGKLLSAFVDDLSNWYVRRSRRRFWQGDKAALRTLHEVVETVTKLMAPLTPFITERVWQDLVVPVTPGAPESVHLASWPEADLSAIDPELSRQMVLVRRLVELGRATRAESGVKTRQPLSRALVAAAGFDGLSPELHTQITEELNVESLASLSEVGGSLVDTTAKANFRALGKRFGKRVQDVAKAVANADAAALSLALREGTASVEVDGETVALAPDEVIITETPREGWSVASDSGATVALDLEITEELRRAGLARDAIRLIQEARKNSGLDVADRIALRWTATDPAAVDALTAHSALIADEVLATDFAFGEADERYGTPFTDDGLTLTFRLRKA; encoded by the coding sequence ATGACGCAGTACCGCCAGGTGCCCGCCCAGGTCGACCTGCCCGCCCTCGAGCACGCCGTGCTCGACTTCTGGCGCGAGCAGAAGATCTTTGCCAAGAGCCTGGAGCAGTCCGAGGGCCGCCCCGAATGGGTGTTCTACGAGGGCCCGCCCACGGCGAACGGCATGCCCGGCGCCCACCACATCGAGGCACGCGTCTTCAAGGACGTCTTCCCCCGCTTCCGCACCATGCGCGGCTACCACGTGGCCCGCAAGGCCGGCTGGGACTGCCACGGCCTCCCCGTGGAGCTCGCGGTGGAGAAGGAGCTCGGCTTCAGCGGCAAGAAGGACATCGAGGCGTACGGCATCGCCGAGTTCAACGCCCGGTGCCGCGAGTCCGTGCTGCGCCACACCGACGCCTTCTCCGAGCTGACGACCCGCATGGGCTACTGGGTCGACCTCGACGACGCGTACGTCACGATGGACCCCGAGTACATCGAGTCGGTCTGGTGGTCGCTGAAGGAGATCTTCACCAAGGGCCTGCTGGTCCAGGACCACCGCGTCGCCCCCTGGTGCCCCCGCTGCGGCACCGGCCTGTCCGACCACGAGCTGGCCCAGGGCTACGAGACGGTCGTCGACCCGTCCGTGTACGTCCGTTTCCCGCTCACCTCCGGTCCGCTCGCCGGCCAGGCCGCGCTCCTGGTCTGGACGACGACCCCCTGGACCCTGGTCTCCAACACGGCCGTGGCCGCGCACCCGGAGGTCACCTACGTCGTCGCGACCGACGGCCGGGAGAAGCTCGTCGTCGCCGAGCCGCTCGTGGCCAAGGCGCTCGGTGAGGGCTGGGAGACCACCGGCCAGACCTTCACCGGCGCCGAAATGGAGCGCTGGACCTATCAACGTCCGTTCGAGCTCGTGGAGTTCCCGGCCGAGGCGCATTACGTCGTCAACGCCGAGTACGTCACCACCGAGGACGGCACCGGTCTGGTCCACCAGTCCCCCGCCTTCGGTGAGGACGACCTCAAGGTCTGCCGCTCCTACGGCCTGCCCGTGGTCAACCCGGTCCGCCCGGACGGCACCTTCGAGGAGTCCGTGCCGCTGGTCGGCGGCGTCTTCTTCAAGAAGGCGGACGAACGGCTCACCGAGGACCTCCAGCAGCGCGGCCTCCTGTTCCGGCACATCCCGTACGAGCACAGCTACCCGCACTGCTGGCGCTGCCACACCGCGCTTCTCTACTACGCGCAGCCGTCCTGGTACATCCGCACCACCGCGGTCAAGGACCGTCTCCTCCAGGAGAACGAGAAGACCAACTGGTTCCCGGACACCGTCAAGCACGGCCGCTTCGGCGACTGGCTGAACAACAACATCGACTGGGCGCTCTCCCGCAGCCGCTACTGGGGCACCCCGCTGCCGATCTGGCGCTGCGAGGACGACCACCTCACCTGTGCGGGCTCCCGCGCGGAGCTGTCCGAGCTGACCGGCCGCGACCAGTCCGAGCTGGACCCGCACCGCCCGTTCATCGACGACGTCACCTTCGCCTGCCCCCAGGAGGGCTGCGCACGGACGGCCACGCGCGTGCCCGAGGTCATCGACGCCTGGTACGACTCGGGTTCGATGCCGTTCGCGCAGTGGGGCTACCCGTACAAGAACAAGGACCTGTTCGAGTCCCGCTACCCGGCGCAGTTCATCTCCGAGGCCATCGACCAGACCCGCGGCTGGTTCTACACGCTGATGGCCGTCGGCACGCTGGTCTTCGACAAGTCCTCGTACGAGAACGTCGTCTGCCTCGGCCACATCCTCGCCGAGGACGGCCGCAAGATGTCCAAGCACCTGGGCAACATCCTGCAGCCGATCCCGCTCATGGACCAGCACGGCGCCGACGCGGTCCGCTGGTTCATGGCGGCCGGCGGCTCCCCCTGGGCCGCCCGTCGCGTGGGCCACGGCACCATCCAGGAGGTCGTCCGCAAGACGCTCCTCACGTACTGGAACACGGTCGCCTTCCAGGCCCTGTACGCCCGTACGTCCGCGTGGGCGCCCAGCGAGGCCGACCCGGCCCCGGCCGAGCGCCCGCTGCTGGACCGCTGGCTGCTCTCCGAGCTGCACGCGCTCACCGACCAGGTGACGCAGTCCTTGGAGGCGTACGACACCCAGCGGGCCGGCAAGCTGCTCTCGGCGTTCGTCGACGACCTGTCCAACTGGTACGTCCGCCGCTCGCGCCGCCGCTTCTGGCAGGGCGACAAGGCCGCGCTGCGCACGCTGCACGAGGTCGTGGAGACGGTCACCAAGCTGATGGCCCCGCTGACCCCGTTCATCACCGAGCGGGTCTGGCAGGACCTGGTCGTGCCGGTCACCCCGGGCGCCCCGGAGTCCGTGCACCTCGCGTCCTGGCCCGAGGCGGACCTCTCCGCGATCGACCCGGAGCTGTCCCGGCAGATGGTCCTGGTCCGTCGTCTGGTGGAGCTGGGCCGCGCCACGCGCGCGGAGTCGGGCGTCAAGACCCGCCAGCCGCTGAGCCGCGCCCTGGTCGCCGCGGCCGGGTTCGACGGGCTCTCCCCGGAACTGCACACGCAGATCACCGAGGAGCTGAACGTCGAGTCCCTCGCCTCGCTCTCCGAGGTGGGCGGGTCGCTGGTCGACACCACGGCCAAGGCGAACTTCCGGGCCCTCGGCAAGCGGTTCGGCAAGCGGGTCCAGGACGTGGCCAAGGCCGTCGCGAACGCGGACGCGGCCGCGCTGTCCCTCGCCCTGCGCGAGGGCACGGCGTCGGTCGAGGTCGACGGTGAGACGGTCGCCCTCGCCCCCGACGAGGTCATCATCACCGAGACCCCGCGCGAGGGCTGGTCGGTCGCCTCCGACTCCGGTGCCACGGTCGCGCTGGACCTGGAGATCACCGAGGAGCTGCGCCGTGCGGGCCTCGCCCGTGACGCGATCCGGCTGATCCAGGAGGCCCGCAAGAACAGCGGCCTGGACGTGGCCGACCGCATCGCGCTGCGCTGGACCGCGACCGACCCGGCCGCCGTGGACGCGCTGACCGCCCACTCCGCGCTGATCGCCGACGAGGTCCTGGCGACCGACTTCGCCTTCGGCGAGGCCGATGAGAGGTACGGCACCCCGTTCACCGACGACGGCCTGACGCTGACGTTCCGCCTGCGCAAGGCGTAA
- the lspA gene encoding signal peptidase II, which yields MAEAERIIGTPDIPEAAGAEPEQSTGPGLPDGQESTEARPRGKRRIAVLFAVATFAYAIDLVSKMIVVARLEHHAPIEIVGDWLRFEAIRNAGAAFGFGEAFTIIFTVIATAVIVVIARLARKLYSLPWAIALGLLLGGALGNLTDRIFRSPGVFEGAVVDFIAPKHFAVFNLADSAIVCGGILIVLLSFKGLDPDGTVHKD from the coding sequence GTGGCAGAGGCGGAGCGCATCATCGGTACGCCGGACATCCCAGAGGCGGCGGGAGCCGAGCCGGAGCAGTCGACCGGCCCGGGCCTCCCGGACGGGCAGGAGAGCACCGAGGCGCGGCCCAGGGGCAAGCGCCGGATCGCCGTGCTCTTCGCCGTCGCCACGTTCGCGTACGCGATCGACCTGGTCAGCAAGATGATCGTGGTCGCCCGGCTGGAGCACCACGCGCCGATCGAGATCGTCGGGGACTGGCTCAGGTTCGAGGCCATCCGCAACGCGGGCGCGGCCTTCGGCTTCGGCGAGGCCTTCACGATCATCTTCACGGTCATCGCGACGGCGGTGATCGTGGTGATCGCCCGGCTCGCCCGCAAGCTGTACAGCCTGCCCTGGGCGATCGCGCTGGGCCTGCTGCTGGGCGGCGCGCTGGGCAACCTCACCGACCGGATCTTCCGCTCGCCCGGCGTGTTCGAGGGCGCGGTCGTCGACTTCATCGCGCCGAAGCACTTCGCGGTCTTCAACCTCGCCGACTCGGCGATCGTGTGCGGCGGCATCCTGATCGTGCTGCTGTCCTTCAAGGGGCTGGACCCGGACGGGACCGTCCACAAGGACTGA
- a CDS encoding TraR/DksA family transcriptional regulator, whose translation MKEAVEEVAVGVGGGASVAAKKAAGRKTAAPRAAAKKAAGRKAAPRKAAVVGKAADAEGVAAAGAGKKSTAKKVGAATAAEQTGATTVVAKKTPGTATAAKTAVPKARLAAVEPGELAVRPGEEPWTAEEVEEARAELESEQERLHTELASSETALAGLMRDSGDGAGDDQADTGTKNITREHELALAANAREMLIQTEHALERLDAGTYGLCENCGKPIGKARMQAFPRATLCVECKQKQERRY comes from the coding sequence GTGAAGGAAGCCGTCGAGGAGGTGGCCGTCGGGGTGGGGGGCGGGGCCTCCGTGGCGGCCAAGAAAGCGGCCGGGAGGAAGACGGCCGCTCCCAGGGCGGCTGCCAAGAAGGCGGCCGGACGGAAGGCAGCCCCCCGTAAGGCGGCTGTCGTCGGCAAGGCCGCGGACGCCGAGGGCGTGGCCGCGGCGGGTGCGGGAAAGAAGAGCACGGCCAAGAAGGTGGGCGCGGCCACGGCCGCGGAGCAGACGGGAGCCACGACAGTGGTTGCGAAGAAGACTCCTGGCACGGCCACGGCGGCGAAGACGGCCGTTCCCAAGGCACGCCTCGCCGCGGTGGAACCGGGCGAGCTGGCGGTGCGCCCCGGAGAAGAGCCCTGGACCGCGGAGGAGGTCGAGGAGGCGCGCGCCGAGCTGGAGTCCGAGCAGGAGCGGCTGCACACCGAGCTCGCCTCCTCGGAGACGGCCCTTGCGGGCCTGATGCGGGACTCCGGGGACGGCGCCGGCGACGACCAGGCGGACACCGGCACCAAGAACATCACGCGCGAGCACGAACTGGCCCTGGCCGCCAACGCGCGCGAGATGCTGATCCAGACCGAGCACGCCCTGGAACGGCTGGACGCCGGCACGTACGGCCTGTGCGAGAACTGCGGCAAACCCATCGGCAAGGCCCGTATGCAGGCCTTCCCACGGGCCACGCTGTGCGTCGAGTGCAAGCAGAAACAAGAGCGCCGGTACTGA
- a CDS encoding YggT family protein: MSVVLQVIYVVLMVFLIVLIFRLVMDYVFQFARSWQPGKAMVVVLEATYTVTDPPLKLLRRVIPPLRLGGVALDLSFFVLMIIVYILITLTQAGM; encoded by the coding sequence ATGAGCGTGGTTCTGCAGGTGATCTACGTCGTGCTGATGGTCTTCCTGATCGTGCTCATCTTCCGATTGGTCATGGATTACGTCTTTCAGTTCGCCCGCTCATGGCAACCCGGCAAGGCGATGGTGGTCGTTCTCGAGGCCACCTACACTGTCACCGATCCACCGCTCAAGCTTCTGCGGCGAGTCATCCCGCCGTTGCGTCTCGGGGGCGTGGCACTCGACCTGTCCTTCTTCGTATTGATGATCATCGTCTACATCCTGATCACACTCACCCAGGCCGGGATGTGA
- a CDS encoding SDR family NAD(P)-dependent oxidoreductase yields MVRNVVISGGGTGIGLAVARVFAGDGDRVLLLGRRGEVLEKAGVDGALTHAADLSRVEEVRGVARFVAEEFGTVDVLVHSAGGAGHLEPPSASEDPLDRVAHHWTVNFRINTLTAALLTEALKDRLASPGGRVLFVSSIAAYRGSGSGAYAGAKAALHPYARDLARELGPRGITVNTVAPGYIEDTGFFGEAIDPARRERLIGETFDGRAGTPGDVAATLHWLASPGAAHITSQVVQVNGGAERGN; encoded by the coding sequence ATGGTACGTAACGTCGTGATCAGCGGTGGCGGTACGGGAATTGGGCTTGCCGTGGCTCGGGTCTTCGCGGGGGACGGGGATCGGGTGCTGTTGCTCGGGCGGCGGGGCGAGGTGCTGGAGAAGGCGGGCGTCGACGGGGCGTTGACCCATGCGGCCGACCTGAGCCGGGTCGAGGAGGTCAGAGGGGTCGCCCGGTTCGTCGCGGAGGAGTTCGGGACGGTCGATGTGCTGGTGCACAGCGCGGGGGGCGCCGGGCATCTGGAGCCGCCGAGCGCGAGCGAGGACCCGCTCGACCGGGTCGCACACCACTGGACCGTGAACTTCCGGATCAACACGCTCACCGCCGCCCTGCTCACCGAGGCCCTCAAGGACCGGCTCGCCTCCCCCGGCGGGCGGGTGCTGTTCGTCAGCTCGATCGCCGCCTACCGGGGGTCCGGGAGCGGGGCGTACGCCGGCGCCAAGGCCGCGCTGCACCCGTACGCCCGTGATCTCGCCCGGGAACTGGGCCCGCGCGGGATCACCGTGAACACCGTCGCGCCCGGCTACATCGAGGACACCGGGTTCTTCGGCGAGGCCATCGACCCCGCGCGGCGGGAGCGGCTGATCGGCGAGACCTTCGACGGGCGTGCCGGGACGCCGGGAGACGTCGCCGCCACCCTGCACTGGCTCGCCTCGCCCGGCGCCGCGCACATCACCTCGCAGGTCGTCCAGGTCAACGGCGGCGCCGAGCGGGGCAACTGA
- a CDS encoding Na+/H+ antiporter, with protein sequence MDQLALLFVLLLGAVVSVPVGDRFGLPSPVLMTLLGIVLAVADFVPNVDVPPDLILPLVLPPLLYAAVRRTSWRQFAANKRPIFLLAVALVFVTTVCVAAVAHSVIPGLPVAAAVALGALVAPPDPVAATAVAGQLGLPRRLVSILEGEGLFNDVTAIVLYHVAIAAAVSGEFVPGEAALELVLSAVVAVAVGVGLGWGANRLLDLLGDATLQIGLTLLVPYAAYVLAEELHGSGVLAVLTCALFLAEYATDPDDVLTRLAGHAFWDIVDTLVTGVAFGLIGLELHNAIRTASGRWGEMLGWAGIIAAVVIVVRLGWLLPATWLTKRLHARRDYDEDIPLSWRETVIMWWSGMRGVASVALALAIPLETDAGEAFPDRDEIVFVAFGVIMATLVLQGLTLPWLVKRLGVRADTEREKAFERELAVRAAKAAKRRLREIEEVEELPEELSEQMLRRAFEIGVRISPEMGEEERREAHDARVRRLKRVRRIQGELLSAARHEVLAARSEAGADPEVVDRVLRQLDVRSLR encoded by the coding sequence GTGGATCAGTTGGCCCTGCTGTTCGTCCTGTTGCTCGGGGCCGTGGTGAGCGTCCCGGTCGGAGACCGGTTCGGGTTGCCCTCGCCGGTGCTGATGACCCTGCTCGGAATCGTCCTCGCGGTCGCCGACTTCGTGCCGAACGTCGACGTCCCGCCGGACCTGATCCTGCCCCTGGTGCTGCCGCCGCTGCTCTACGCGGCCGTACGGCGCACCTCGTGGCGGCAGTTCGCCGCCAACAAGCGGCCCATCTTCCTGCTCGCCGTGGCGCTGGTGTTCGTCACCACGGTCTGTGTGGCCGCCGTGGCCCACTCGGTGATCCCCGGGCTGCCGGTCGCCGCCGCCGTCGCGCTGGGAGCCCTCGTCGCGCCGCCCGACCCGGTGGCCGCGACCGCCGTCGCCGGACAGCTCGGGCTGCCGCGCCGGCTCGTCTCCATCCTGGAGGGCGAGGGCCTGTTCAACGACGTGACGGCCATCGTGCTCTACCACGTGGCGATCGCGGCCGCCGTCAGCGGGGAGTTCGTGCCCGGTGAGGCGGCCCTGGAGCTGGTGCTGTCCGCCGTGGTCGCGGTCGCCGTGGGCGTCGGGCTCGGCTGGGGCGCCAACCGTCTGCTCGACCTGCTCGGCGACGCGACCCTGCAGATCGGGCTTACCCTGCTCGTGCCGTACGCCGCCTATGTGCTCGCCGAGGAACTGCACGGCTCCGGTGTGCTCGCGGTGCTGACCTGCGCGCTGTTCCTCGCGGAGTACGCCACCGACCCCGACGACGTGCTGACGCGGCTCGCCGGGCACGCCTTCTGGGACATCGTCGACACGCTGGTGACCGGCGTGGCGTTCGGGCTCATCGGGCTCGAACTGCACAACGCGATCCGTACGGCGTCCGGGCGCTGGGGCGAGATGCTCGGCTGGGCCGGGATCATCGCGGCCGTGGTGATCGTCGTACGACTGGGCTGGCTGCTGCCGGCGACCTGGCTGACGAAACGGCTGCACGCGCGGCGGGACTACGACGAGGACATCCCGCTGAGCTGGCGGGAGACCGTGATCATGTGGTGGTCGGGGATGCGGGGGGTGGCGTCGGTCGCGCTGGCGCTGGCGATTCCGCTGGAGACGGACGCGGGGGAGGCGTTTCCCGATCGGGACGAGATCGTCTTCGTCGCCTTCGGGGTGATCATGGCGACGCTGGTGCTGCAGGGGCTCACCCTGCCGTGGCTGGTGAAGCGGCTGGGGGTGCGGGCCGACACCGAGCGGGAGAAGGCGTTCGAGCGGGAGCTGGCGGTGCGGGCGGCGAAGGCGGCGAAGCGCAGGCTGCGGGAGATCGAGGAGGTGGAGGAGCTGCCGGAGGAGCTGAGCGAGCAGATGCTGCGGCGGGCCTTCGAGATCGGGGTGCGGATCAGTCCCGAGATGGGGGAGGAGGAACGCAGGGAGGCGCATGACGCGCGGGTGCGGAGGCTGAAGCGGGTGCGGCGGATCCAGGGGGAGTTGTTGAGCGCGGCTCGGCATGAGGTGTTGGCGGCGCGGAGTGAGGCGGGGGCGGATCCGGAGGTGGTGGACCGGGTGCTGCGTCAGCTGGATGTCCGTAGCCTTCGGTGA
- a CDS encoding DivIVA domain-containing protein, with the protein MPLTPEDVRNKQFTTVRLREGYDEDEVDAFLDEVEAELTRLLRENEDLRAKLAAATRAAAQNQQNMRKPPEPQDQQGGMPQQGGMQQGGMQQGGMQGGMPQGGMPQQGMPQQGMPQQGMPQQGMRGPGAPVPAGISGPPQQQMGGPMGGPPQLPSGAPQLPAGPGGQGGPQGPGPMGQGPMGQGPMGGPMGGQPPMPQQMGGPMGGPMGGPMGGPGQGPGGDSAARVLSLAQQTADQAIAEARSEANKIVGEARSRAEGLERDARAKADALERDAQEKHRVAMGSLESARATLERKVEDLRGFEREYRTRLKSYLESQLRQLETQADDSLAPPRTPAAASLPPSPAPSMAPAGASAPSYGSGAPGMGSGMGSGMGSGMGAPSPAAPSYGGQQQMSPAMTQPMAPVRPQGPSPMGQAPSPMRGFLIDEDDN; encoded by the coding sequence ATGCCGTTGACCCCCGAGGACGTGCGGAACAAGCAGTTCACGACCGTCCGCCTCCGAGAAGGCTATGACGAGGACGAGGTCGATGCCTTCCTCGACGAGGTCGAAGCCGAACTGACGCGCCTGCTCCGCGAGAACGAGGACCTGCGCGCCAAACTGGCCGCGGCCACGCGCGCTGCTGCCCAGAACCAGCAGAACATGCGCAAGCCTCCGGAGCCGCAGGACCAGCAGGGCGGCATGCCTCAGCAGGGCGGTATGCAGCAGGGCGGTATGCAGCAGGGCGGCATGCAGGGTGGGATGCCGCAGGGCGGTATGCCCCAGCAGGGGATGCCGCAGCAGGGAATGCCTCAGCAGGGCATGCCCCAGCAGGGGATGCGAGGCCCCGGCGCCCCGGTGCCCGCCGGCATATCGGGCCCGCCGCAGCAGCAGATGGGTGGCCCCATGGGTGGCCCGCCCCAGCTGCCGAGCGGTGCCCCGCAGCTGCCCGCCGGCCCCGGCGGTCAGGGTGGTCCGCAGGGTCCCGGCCCGATGGGCCAGGGTCCGATGGGGCAGGGCCCCATGGGCGGTCCCATGGGTGGTCAGCCCCCGATGCCGCAGCAGATGGGTGGCCCGATGGGCGGCCCCATGGGCGGTCCGATGGGCGGCCCCGGTCAGGGCCCCGGTGGCGACAGCGCCGCCCGTGTCCTCTCGCTGGCCCAGCAGACCGCCGACCAGGCGATCGCCGAGGCCCGCTCCGAGGCCAACAAGATCGTCGGCGAGGCGCGTTCTCGTGCCGAGGGTCTCGAGCGTGACGCCCGTGCCAAGGCCGACGCCCTGGAGCGGGACGCGCAGGAGAAGCACCGCGTCGCGATGGGCTCCCTGGAGTCCGCCCGCGCCACGCTGGAGCGCAAGGTCGAGGACCTGCGCGGCTTCGAGCGCGAGTACCGGACGCGTCTGAAGTCGTACCTCGAGTCCCAGCTGCGTCAGCTGGAGACCCAGGCCGACGACTCCCTCGCGCCGCCGCGCACTCCGGCCGCCGCGTCCCTGCCGCCGTCCCCGGCGCCCTCCATGGCTCCGGCAGGCGCCAGCGCCCCGTCCTACGGCTCCGGTGCTCCCGGCATGGGCTCGGGGATGGGTTCGGGCATGGGCTCGGGCATGGGTGCGCCCAGCCCCGCCGCGCCGTCCTACGGCGGGCAGCAGCAGATGTCCCCGGCCATGACTCAGCCGATGGCGCCGGTACGTCCGCAGGGTCCCTCCCCGATGGGCCAGGCTCCCTCGCCGATGCGTGGCTTCCTCATCGACGAGGACGACAACTGA
- a CDS encoding RluA family pseudouridine synthase, with protein MSTIPEIRTLPVPDGLEGERVDAAISRMFGFSRTKAAELAAAGKVSVDGSVVGKSERVHGGAWLEVEMPQAPAPVQIVAEPVEGMEIVHDDDDVVVIVKPVGVAAHPSPGWSGPTVIGGLAAAGYRISTSGAAERQGIVHRLDVGTSGLMVVAKSERAYTSLKRQFKERTVDKRYHTLVQGHPDPTSGTIDAPIGRHPHHDYKWAVTAEGKPSVTHYDLIEAFRAASLLDVKLETGRTHQIRVHMSAHRHPCVGDLTYGADPTLAKRLRLTRQWLHAVRLGFEHPGDGQWVEFASDYPADLQKALDRVREETYG; from the coding sequence GTGAGCACGATTCCCGAGATCCGTACCCTGCCCGTGCCGGACGGCCTGGAGGGCGAGCGCGTCGACGCCGCCATCTCCCGCATGTTCGGCTTCTCCCGCACGAAGGCCGCGGAGCTCGCCGCGGCGGGGAAGGTCTCGGTCGACGGCTCGGTGGTCGGCAAGTCCGAGCGGGTGCACGGCGGGGCCTGGCTCGAGGTCGAGATGCCCCAGGCGCCCGCGCCGGTGCAGATCGTCGCGGAGCCCGTCGAGGGCATGGAGATCGTGCACGACGACGACGACGTCGTCGTGATCGTCAAGCCGGTGGGCGTGGCCGCGCACCCGTCGCCCGGCTGGAGCGGCCCCACCGTGATCGGCGGGCTGGCCGCCGCCGGCTACCGGATCTCCACCTCCGGCGCCGCCGAGCGCCAGGGCATCGTGCACCGCCTCGACGTGGGGACGTCCGGCCTGATGGTGGTCGCCAAGTCCGAGCGGGCGTACACCTCGCTCAAGCGCCAGTTCAAGGAGCGCACGGTCGACAAGCGCTACCACACGCTCGTCCAGGGCCACCCGGACCCGACCAGCGGCACCATCGACGCGCCCATCGGCCGGCACCCGCACCACGACTACAAGTGGGCGGTCACCGCCGAAGGCAAGCCCTCCGTCACGCACTACGACCTGATCGAGGCCTTCCGCGCGGCCTCCCTGCTGGACGTGAAGCTGGAGACCGGCCGCACCCACCAGATCCGGGTGCACATGTCCGCCCACCGCCACCCCTGCGTCGGCGACCTGACGTACGGCGCCGACCCGACGCTCGCCAAGCGGCTGCGGCTGACCCGTCAGTGGCTGCACGCCGTACGGCTGGGCTTCGAGCACCCCGGTGACGGGCAGTGGGTGGAGTTCGCCAGCGACTACCCGGCCGACCTGCAGAAGGCCCTGGACCGGGTCCGCGAGGAGACCTACGGATGA